The Geodermatophilaceae bacterium NBWT11 genome has a segment encoding these proteins:
- the trpB gene encoding tryptophan synthase subunit beta: protein MTATTLPPTPEASLTRPRPEWPDATGHFGPYGGRFVPEALIAALDELSEAYEAMRVDPVFLAEFERLHRDYTGRPSPITEVPRFAEHCGGARVLLKREDLNHTGSHKINNVLGQALLTKRIGKKRVIAETGAGQHGVATATAAALMGLECTVYMGEEDTRRQALNVARMRLLGAEVVPVTTGSKTLKDAINEAFRDWVTNVETTNYVFGTVAGPHPFPAMVRDFQRVIGDEARAQVLDREGRLPDAVLACVGGGSNAIGIFTAFVPDAGVRLVGLEAGGDGVETGRHASSITGGQPGVLHGARSYLLQDENGQTVESHSISAGLDYPGVGPEHSYLSDMGRAEYRPVTDSQAMEAFALLCRTEGIIPAIESAHALAGAITLGREMGPDALLLVNLSGRGDKDVETASAWFGLGGGSSAPTDEDERAVEDGRGAEPGPALGDAEDTTVQDGDAL from the coding sequence GTGACTGCCACGACGCTCCCGCCCACCCCCGAAGCGAGCCTCACCCGGCCGCGACCGGAGTGGCCGGACGCGACCGGTCACTTCGGCCCCTACGGCGGCCGGTTCGTCCCCGAGGCGCTGATCGCGGCTCTCGACGAGCTGTCCGAGGCCTACGAGGCCATGCGGGTCGACCCGGTCTTCCTCGCCGAGTTCGAGCGGCTGCACCGCGACTACACCGGTCGGCCCTCCCCGATCACCGAGGTGCCCCGCTTCGCCGAGCACTGCGGCGGCGCCCGGGTGCTGCTCAAGCGGGAGGACCTCAACCACACCGGCTCGCACAAGATCAACAACGTGCTGGGCCAGGCGCTGCTCACCAAGCGGATCGGCAAGAAGCGGGTCATCGCCGAGACCGGGGCGGGCCAGCACGGGGTCGCCACCGCGACGGCTGCCGCCCTCATGGGCCTGGAGTGCACGGTCTACATGGGCGAGGAGGACACCCGCCGCCAGGCGCTCAACGTGGCCCGGATGCGGCTGCTCGGCGCCGAGGTGGTCCCGGTGACCACCGGCTCCAAGACCCTCAAGGACGCCATCAACGAGGCGTTCCGCGACTGGGTGACCAACGTGGAGACGACGAACTACGTCTTCGGCACCGTCGCCGGCCCGCACCCGTTCCCGGCCATGGTCCGGGACTTCCAGCGGGTCATCGGCGACGAGGCCCGCGCCCAGGTGCTCGACCGGGAGGGCCGGCTGCCCGACGCGGTGCTGGCCTGCGTGGGGGGCGGCTCGAATGCGATCGGCATCTTCACCGCCTTCGTGCCCGACGCCGGCGTCCGGCTGGTCGGCCTGGAGGCCGGTGGCGACGGCGTGGAGACCGGCCGGCACGCCTCCTCCATCACCGGGGGCCAGCCGGGCGTGCTGCACGGCGCCCGCTCCTACCTGCTCCAGGACGAGAACGGCCAGACCGTCGAGTCGCACTCGATCTCGGCCGGCCTGGACTACCCCGGTGTCGGCCCCGAGCACAGCTACCTCAGCGACATGGGCCGCGCGGAGTACCGCCCGGTGACCGACAGCCAGGCCATGGAGGCCTTCGCGCTGCTGTGCCGCACCGAGGGCATCATCCCGGCGATCGAGAGCGCGCACGCCCTGGCCGGGGCGATCACCCTGGGCCGCGAGATGGGTCCGGACGCGCTGCTGCTGGTGAACCTCTCCGGCCGCGGGGACAAGGACGTCGAGACCGCCAGCGCGTGGTTCGGGCTGGGCGGCGGGTCCAGTGCCCCGACCGACGAGGACGAGCGCGCGGTCGAGGACGGCCGGGGTGCCGAGCCCGGCCCCGCGCTCGGCGACGCCGAGGACACCACCGTGCAGGACGGGGACGCGCTGTGA
- a CDS encoding tryptophan synthase subunit alpha, protein MSSALGTRIDAARAEGRSALIAYLPVGYPDVPGSIEAMVAAVEGGADVVEIGVPYSDPGMDGPTIQEAVEVAVRAGVGMKDVLQAVAAVAEAGAVPVVMSYWNPVERYGVQRFATDLAAAGGAGAITPDLVPDEAAAWIAASDEAGLDRVFLVAPSSTPARLASTTAACRGFVYAASTMGVTGTRATVGDTAEVLVTRTREAAPADLAVCVGLGVSNGDQAAEVAAFADGVIVGSAYVRQLIDGHGADGVRALSADLAAGVRRR, encoded by the coding sequence GTGAGCTCTGCGCTGGGCACCCGGATCGACGCGGCCAGGGCCGAGGGCCGGTCCGCGCTGATCGCCTACCTGCCGGTCGGCTACCCCGACGTCCCCGGGTCGATCGAGGCCATGGTGGCCGCGGTCGAGGGCGGCGCGGACGTCGTGGAGATCGGGGTGCCCTACTCCGACCCCGGCATGGACGGCCCGACCATCCAGGAGGCCGTCGAGGTGGCCGTCCGCGCCGGGGTCGGGATGAAGGACGTGCTGCAGGCGGTGGCCGCGGTGGCCGAGGCCGGTGCCGTACCGGTGGTGATGAGCTACTGGAACCCCGTCGAGCGCTACGGCGTGCAGCGCTTCGCCACCGACCTGGCCGCCGCCGGGGGAGCCGGGGCGATCACCCCGGACCTGGTGCCCGACGAGGCCGCGGCCTGGATCGCGGCCAGCGACGAGGCCGGCCTGGACCGGGTCTTCCTGGTCGCGCCGTCCTCCACGCCGGCCCGGCTGGCCAGCACGACCGCCGCCTGCCGGGGGTTCGTCTACGCCGCCTCGACCATGGGCGTCACCGGCACCCGCGCCACCGTGGGCGACACCGCCGAGGTGCTGGTCACCCGCACCCGGGAGGCCGCGCCCGCCGACCTCGCCGTCTGCGTGGGCCTCGGGGTCAGCAACGGGGACCAGGCGGCGGAGGTGGCGGCCTTCGCCGACGGCGTCATCGTCGGCTCGGCCTACGTCCGCCAGCTGATCGACGGGCACGGCGCCGACGGCGTCCGCGCGCTGTCGGCCGACCTGGCCGCCGGGGTGCGCCGCCGGTGA
- the trpC gene encoding indole-3-glycerol phosphate synthase TrpC, which produces MNVLMDIVAGVREDVAARQQATPLAEVQAAARDARPALDALAALRAPGVGVIAEVKRNSPSKGALATIDDPASLAVQYAAGGARVISVLTERRRFHGTQADLAAVRAAVDVPVLCKDFVVSSYQVHEARAHGADVCLLIVGALEQNALVGLLERIESLGMTALVEVHTEAEADRALEAGASVIGVNARDLTTLDVDRSTFERIAPGLPTEVVKVAASGVRGPHDLISYAGAGADAVLVGEGLVTAADPRQAVADLVTAGSHPATPRATR; this is translated from the coding sequence ATGAACGTGCTCATGGACATCGTGGCCGGCGTGCGCGAGGACGTCGCAGCCCGACAGCAGGCGACCCCGCTCGCCGAGGTCCAGGCCGCCGCCCGCGACGCGCGTCCCGCCCTGGACGCCCTGGCCGCGCTGCGTGCCCCCGGCGTCGGCGTCATCGCCGAGGTCAAGCGCAACAGCCCCTCCAAGGGCGCGCTGGCCACCATCGACGACCCCGCCTCGCTCGCCGTGCAGTACGCCGCCGGCGGCGCCCGGGTGATCAGCGTGCTCACCGAGCGCCGTCGCTTCCACGGCACCCAGGCCGACCTTGCCGCCGTCCGTGCCGCCGTCGACGTGCCGGTGCTGTGCAAGGACTTCGTCGTCTCCAGCTACCAGGTGCACGAGGCCCGGGCCCACGGCGCGGACGTCTGCCTGCTCATCGTCGGCGCCCTGGAGCAGAACGCCCTGGTCGGCCTGCTCGAGCGGATCGAGTCCCTGGGCATGACCGCCCTGGTCGAGGTGCACACCGAGGCCGAGGCCGACCGGGCGCTGGAGGCCGGTGCCTCGGTGATCGGCGTCAACGCCCGCGACCTCACCACCCTGGACGTCGACCGCAGCACCTTCGAGCGGATCGCCCCCGGGCTGCCCACCGAGGTCGTCAAGGTCGCCGCCTCCGGCGTCCGCGGGCCGCACGACCTGATCAGCTACGCCGGCGCCGGGGCGGACGCCGTCCTGGTGGGGGAGGGCCTGGTCACCGCCGCCGACCCGCGGCAGGCCGTCGCCGACCTGGTGACCGCCGGCTCGCACCCCGCGACCCCGCGCGCCACCCGCTAG
- a CDS encoding anthranilate synthase component I produces MRLGETLPTAADLATSTGPVVPVTRRLLADSETAVGVYRKLAGNRPGTVLLESAEQGKQWSRYSFVGVRSAGVLTEREGVTQWLGEDLPGLTDDLPTDPLDAVRTLARRLRTPRAPGLPPLTGGLVGYLGYDVVRRLERLPDTATDDLGMPELAMTLVTDLAVLDHHDGTVLLIANAFGTTAEHHADAVARLDAMAAALVGAAPPGVATMETTESPEVTSNMAPGQFQAGVEAVREHVRAGDVFQAVLSQRFSRRTDVDALDLYRVLRASNPSPYMYLLRFAGRESPFDVVGSSPEALVTVTGDHAVVHPPAGTRPRGGSPEEDARFTEELLADPKERAEHVMLVDLARNDLGRVCVPGTVEVADFMRVERYSHVMHLVSTVAGRVTPGRDALDVFDATFPAGTVSGAPKPRAMEVIESLEPTRRALYAGTVGYLDTSGDMDMAIAIRTAVLHEGTAYVQAGAGVVADSDAALEEAETRHKARAVLSAIATAEGLRELS; encoded by the coding sequence GTGCGACTCGGTGAGACCCTCCCGACCGCGGCCGACCTCGCCACCTCCACCGGCCCCGTCGTGCCGGTGACCCGCCGGCTGCTGGCCGACTCCGAGACCGCGGTCGGCGTCTACCGCAAGCTGGCCGGCAACCGGCCGGGCACCGTGCTGCTGGAGTCCGCCGAGCAGGGCAAGCAGTGGTCCCGGTACAGCTTCGTCGGCGTCCGCAGCGCCGGGGTGCTCACCGAGCGCGAGGGGGTCACCCAGTGGCTGGGGGAGGACCTCCCGGGGCTGACCGACGACCTGCCCACCGACCCCCTGGACGCCGTCCGCACGCTGGCCCGGCGGCTGCGCACCCCGCGGGCACCCGGGCTGCCCCCGCTGACCGGCGGGCTGGTCGGCTACCTGGGCTACGACGTCGTCCGGCGACTGGAGCGGCTGCCCGACACCGCGACCGACGACCTGGGCATGCCCGAGCTGGCGATGACCCTGGTGACCGACCTGGCGGTGCTGGACCACCACGACGGCACCGTGCTGCTCATCGCCAACGCCTTCGGCACGACGGCCGAGCACCACGCCGACGCCGTCGCCCGGCTGGACGCGATGGCCGCCGCGCTGGTGGGCGCCGCCCCGCCCGGGGTGGCCACGATGGAGACCACCGAGTCGCCCGAGGTCACCTCGAACATGGCCCCGGGGCAGTTCCAGGCCGGCGTCGAGGCCGTCCGCGAGCACGTGCGGGCCGGGGACGTGTTCCAGGCCGTGCTGTCCCAGCGCTTCTCCCGGCGCACGGACGTCGACGCGCTGGACCTGTACCGGGTGCTGCGCGCCAGCAACCCCTCGCCGTACATGTACCTGCTGCGGTTCGCCGGTCGGGAGTCGCCCTTCGACGTCGTCGGGTCCTCCCCGGAGGCGCTGGTCACCGTCACCGGCGACCACGCCGTCGTCCACCCGCCGGCCGGCACCCGCCCGCGCGGGGGCTCCCCGGAGGAGGACGCCCGGTTCACCGAGGAGCTGCTGGCCGACCCCAAGGAACGCGCCGAGCACGTGATGCTGGTCGACCTGGCCCGCAACGACCTGGGCCGGGTCTGCGTGCCGGGCACCGTCGAGGTCGCGGACTTCATGCGGGTCGAGCGGTACAGCCACGTCATGCACCTGGTGTCCACCGTCGCCGGGCGGGTCACCCCGGGCCGGGACGCCCTGGACGTGTTCGACGCGACCTTCCCCGCCGGGACGGTGTCCGGGGCGCCCAAGCCGCGCGCGATGGAGGTCATCGAGTCCCTCGAGCCCACCCGCCGCGCGCTCTACGCCGGCACCGTCGGCTACCTGGACACCAGCGGCGACATGGACATGGCCATCGCCATCCGGACGGCGGTGCTGCACGAGGGCACCGCGTACGTGCAGGCCGGTGCGGGGGTCGTGGCCGACAGCGACGCCGCGCTGGAGGAGGCCGAGACCCGGCACAAGGCGCGGGCGGTGCTGTCGGCGATCGCCACCGCCGAGGGGCTGCGGGAGCTGTCGTGA
- a CDS encoding prolipoprotein diacylglyceryl transferase produces MSTELLAAIPSPTQGVWDIGPFPLRAYALCIIAGIVIAAWMTEKRWVARGGAPGDSLDIAVWAVPFGIVGGRVYHVITTPEPYWGENGDPVRALYIWEGGLGIWGAIALGGVGAWIACRRRGIPLPAYADALAPGLLVAQAVGRLGNWFNNELYGRATDLPWGLTIHEWDQSAGRAVTDAAGNPVVLGTFQPTFLYELLWNLAVAAVVIWADRRFQLSHGRAFALYVAGYCLGRGWIETLRIDEAERFFGVRLNVFTAVVVGLAAVAYLVWQRGRPREVITRGEEFRASEAAEKSADDDADETAAEPADAPLTSAKDPDDPPAPRAGTTT; encoded by the coding sequence GTGAGCACCGAGCTGCTGGCGGCGATCCCGAGCCCCACGCAGGGCGTCTGGGACATCGGGCCCTTCCCGCTGCGGGCCTACGCGCTGTGCATCATCGCCGGCATCGTGATCGCCGCCTGGATGACCGAGAAGCGCTGGGTCGCCCGCGGGGGAGCCCCCGGCGACTCGTTGGACATCGCCGTCTGGGCGGTGCCCTTCGGCATCGTCGGCGGCCGCGTCTACCACGTGATCACCACCCCCGAGCCCTACTGGGGGGAGAACGGCGACCCGGTGCGGGCGCTCTACATCTGGGAGGGCGGCCTGGGCATCTGGGGCGCCATCGCCCTGGGTGGCGTCGGCGCCTGGATCGCCTGCCGGCGCCGCGGCATCCCCCTGCCGGCCTACGCCGACGCCCTGGCCCCGGGCCTGCTCGTCGCCCAGGCGGTCGGCCGGCTGGGCAACTGGTTCAACAACGAGCTGTACGGGCGGGCCACCGACCTCCCGTGGGGGCTGACGATCCACGAGTGGGACCAGTCGGCGGGCCGGGCGGTCACCGACGCCGCCGGCAACCCGGTCGTGCTGGGCACCTTCCAGCCGACCTTCCTCTACGAGCTGCTGTGGAACCTGGCCGTCGCCGCGGTCGTCATCTGGGCCGACCGGCGCTTCCAGCTCTCGCACGGGCGTGCCTTCGCCCTCTACGTGGCCGGCTATTGCCTGGGCCGCGGGTGGATCGAGACGCTGCGCATCGACGAGGCCGAGCGCTTCTTCGGCGTGCGGCTCAACGTCTTCACCGCCGTGGTGGTCGGGCTGGCCGCCGTGGCGTACCTGGTCTGGCAGCGCGGCCGCCCGCGCGAGGTGATCACCCGCGGCGAGGAGTTCCGGGCCAGCGAGGCCGCCGAGAAGAGCGCGGACGACGACGCGGACGAGACCGCCGCGGAGCCGGCAGACGCGCCGCTGACCAGCGCGAAGGACCCTGACGACCCACCTGCACCACGTGCGGGGACGACGACCTGA
- a CDS encoding TIGR02234 family membrane protein, giving the protein MSSPRPAARRELTVAVLAAAAAGGLALSAGGQGWADVTVTRQPPLPPVEQVLTGSQLAPLVPATGLLLLAGAVALFAVRGWGRVVLGLVLAVAGGVLVASGVGALTGSVEVTPDDLGDQIGLGQATISSQVAAGWPVLAVVAGVLGLLAGGLVVLRGRRWPGLGQRYERPAGSGPAPAAAPRRPSRPESPEDRHQAAWKALDRGDDPTDEPPAPGR; this is encoded by the coding sequence GTGAGCAGCCCCCGCCCGGCTGCCCGCCGCGAGCTCACCGTCGCCGTGCTCGCCGCGGCCGCCGCCGGTGGGCTGGCGCTGTCGGCGGGCGGTCAGGGCTGGGCCGACGTCACCGTGACCCGCCAGCCCCCGCTGCCCCCCGTCGAGCAGGTGCTGACCGGCAGCCAGCTGGCCCCGCTGGTCCCGGCGACCGGTCTGCTGCTGCTCGCCGGCGCGGTCGCGCTGTTCGCCGTCCGGGGGTGGGGGCGGGTGGTGCTGGGCCTGGTGCTGGCCGTCGCGGGGGGAGTGCTGGTGGCCTCGGGCGTCGGTGCCCTCACCGGCTCGGTCGAGGTCACCCCCGACGACCTGGGGGACCAGATCGGGTTGGGGCAGGCCACGATCAGCTCGCAGGTCGCCGCCGGGTGGCCGGTGCTCGCCGTCGTCGCCGGGGTGCTCGGGCTGCTGGCCGGGGGCCTCGTCGTGCTCCGCGGACGGCGGTGGCCCGGGCTGGGTCAGCGGTACGAGCGGCCCGCCGGGTCCGGTCCCGCACCGGCGGCAGCACCGCGCCGCCCGTCCCGCCCGGAGTCCCCGGAGGACCGGCACCAGGCCGCGTGGAAGGCCCTGGACCGCGGCGACGACCCGACCGACGAGCCTCCCGCACCCGGTCGCTGA
- the hisI gene encoding phosphoribosyl-AMP cyclohydrolase yields MPATAERLVGVPDLDPAVSDLLRRTPDGLVAAVAQQHDTGEVLMLAWMDDEALRRTLATGEATYWSRSRNEYWVKGATSGHHQAVHEVRVDCDGDALLLLVDQTGPACHTGERSCFHRPLEVTRATR; encoded by the coding sequence GTGCCCGCCACGGCTGAGAGACTGGTGGGCGTGCCCGATCTCGACCCTGCCGTCTCCGACCTCCTGCGCCGCACCCCGGACGGCCTGGTCGCCGCCGTCGCCCAGCAGCACGACACCGGTGAGGTGCTGATGCTGGCCTGGATGGACGACGAGGCACTGCGCCGCACGCTGGCCACCGGCGAGGCCACCTACTGGTCCCGCAGCCGCAACGAGTACTGGGTCAAGGGCGCCACCTCCGGCCACCACCAGGCCGTGCACGAGGTCCGGGTCGACTGCGACGGCGACGCGCTGCTGCTGCTGGTCGACCAGACCGGTCCCGCCTGCCACACCGGCGAGCGCTCCTGCTTCCACCGCCCCCTGGAGGTCACCCGTGCGACTCGGTGA